GGGACTAACAAAAGCTAGTTTTGTAAGTTAACGTTTTGTGTGTAAGGAAAGGAAAAAAGCATACCAGGAAACcaacagcttgtctgatgtgtTTTAGTTCATCCCAAGATGGACCAGCATACTGCAAAATCAAAAGAAGGAAACTAAATGATAAAATGAACtgaagagaaaatatttatttcgtAATAAAACCCACAAAGGTAGACATTTTTACTTCATTGACTTGGCCGCACCACAGCTCTAGCTCTGCAAGCCCAGCTTTCACAAACTCTCCGTTGCTGAATGTACAACATTCTTTACGCAGGAGAAGGCTATATAAGAtgttaaaggaaaaaaaacaagtaaGATAACTAGCTTCCAATAAAAACACATAGTATCAAAATATTATGTGTAGAGATCATTTAGAAGTGATTTTAAAGTGTTGTAACCTGTTAAACAGTTGCACATTGATGAAAGAGAAAGTTTGAGTGTGTATCTTCTGGATGAGTACCAAAGGAACCTGTACACACCATCAAACATATGAGAATTTGAGGAgttgaaaaaaagaagatcaaTGTCATGGAAGCTTTTACTACTTCCTTACATTATTTTCTTTCAATATGGCAAGAACCGAGTTGAGACCATCAATAATGCTCTGCCAGTGAATAGCAGGGGAGTCTTTTCCAGGTGTCCTTCCAGATCTTTGCATCCCTCCTTTTGAAACTCTTGGTGCCTGAAGTTTCATTGTTTGGACAGAACAAAAGTTGTTAATTATTGAAGTGCAAAGTGGTCACAGCATTTGGACATGTAAAGACAGAGAAAATGAAACCTGGATGCACAGAGAAATCAAagctgagagctctttcttcaAGTTATCCCTAATCATCCCAAATATTTTCTCAACATAAGCTGCAAGCTGTTGCTTGAAAAGTAGAGCAGGGTACTTTGCCTCCACTGGGCGGATCACCGCAAGAGCAGCAGCGTCAGCCGCAGCAGCAAGGTTCGGTGACGAGCGGAAGCTCTGGTTTAAGAAAGATATAGTTATTACACTTGACATTGTAAGCAAAAATTCATAAAAGTCATAATAAAACACAAGTTATAATACCAAGGCCATCCTTCCAAACAAGGAAGTTGTGATGGGTGGCTTTTTGCTTGCCGTTGCTCCCGTGCCGCCAGTTTTAAGACTCTTTTGAAGTAAAAATAGCAGTGCCGATGTGTTTGTCAACCAATACGCCAAATGAGCATTGTCATCTTcaatctgaaaaataaaataaaattcagttATGTAGCTGaaacttccaatttttttagtaaattaTAAACAGTCAagaaatgtattttaatttacCTCAATAGCGGAACCGATCATCTCAATAAGACGATCAAACGCATTAGTCTTCTCAGACTCAAAGCATTTCCAATGAAGAAGACACTTGTATATTGTAAATGCAGCAACAGGTTTGCCATTACTGAACTCGACTTTTCCCTTGACACAGTCAATGAGAGTATCAACATTCTCCTGCAGAAGCAAACATCAGGTTATCACAGTTGCTCATTAAAGCTGTGCATATACATAGTATAAAGTAATTAGCCAGTACAAGTTGACGTTCTGCAGCAGTTTTCCCAGCATTTCCAGCGACTTCGGCTTCCTGAGAAAGTAGCTTTAAGATTTATGAACCAACATAATAtgtaaagtaaaaataaatgagGTATCTAAGAGATCAAGATAGCTCTACATTTAACTGGGTTTCCACATTTATACGCTGGCCATTTTCCAGATTCTGCAACAAGTATTAATATTAAGCATAAGTAGACGGTAGCAAAGAAGaagcatatatattaataaagtatAAGAGAAACAATATACTTTAACAGTTACAGTTGGAGGATGCCCTGATACAGTTTTCCCAGGAGTGTTTAAGATTGTTTGCTGACGCATTATTTGTTTCTCAGCTTCCATTTCTGAAATCTTCTCTTCAAGCctgcaaatgaaaaaaaaaatcagctaAATATATATTACTGCTAGTGCTAATTGTTAGATTCTTGCAAAGGGTACCTCTGCATTGCGGTCTTCAACTTCTCTACTTTAGATTCTGCTTTTAAAGCTTGCTTTAGTCTATCCTGGCTAATCCTGCTTGTCTCCTGAAGTTCCTTTGCTGTTTCATCTATCTTTGTTTCCAGCGAACTCACCATCCCCTGCATAATCATTTTATATAGGAGATCAACAATTTTTGCTAGAATATTTTCATTTGGTGGATAGTTCATTAGAGAGTGTTCAGACCCACCTTCAGCGTTTCATTTTCACTTGTGAGTTTCTCCATTAGTTCCTGGTCAACTACAGGAACCTCCTTGATAATAGGGAGCACCTCGGAAACTTCCTTGGCAGCTTCACGCTCTTGAATAAGCAGTGCCTCGGTTTCTTTGAACTTGTTTTGTATTTCCTCTAGAGAAGCCTCGTACTTGGCGTTTTCTTGTTTCTTGGCCTCTTCCAGATCAGTCTGCAAGCGTTGAATATAAAGAGTGTGCACTCTTAGAAATTTCAATCAGAGATTTGATGAGAAAAAAAGTATAAACGCTCACCCTCATTCGTTTCTCTAACTGCAATCTCCATGTGAGTTCCTCAACTTGCTTCTCTAGCTTGTTTTTGGCTTCTTGGAGGGCTCCTGTTTGTTTAGCAGCCtgtgtgtagtatcaatatataCAAATTACATTGATGTTTTGTGCAAAACAATACTTTAAGAAGTCAAAAtctaaacaaagaaagaaaccaCAACTCACCATCTTAAGGTTTTTGAGTTCTTTACGTGCAACCTTTCCTCTCCATGCACACTGTGTTGTGATGGCTGCTTTCCTCAGTTTTCTGTAATGCAGGCGAGCCAAGAACACGCGGCACCGGTTCTGTAATGTTGTTCATTCAAGGGGTTAGTATCCAGTCTATTGTATAGTAGTGTTCCATGAGTACTTCAAAATACATTCATACCTGGATTATTGTTGCAGCTTTAGTCTGCCTTCTGAAAGACAGCTCCTTACGCGAAACCATACCACGCATACCCGCTTGAATTGAAACAGTTGCAGAGAACATCTCAGTGTAAGCTTTCCTAGCGAGAAACTTACGCAAGTCTCTCTGGATTCTCAAAGCAGCAGCTTCCCTGCGCTTGCTTTCATATACACCTCTACCAAGATAACCTGAAATGATAGAGACACATTTGTTTGCAAGTTAGTTTCAAAAGtaaatttaagaaaacaaaaacaaagtacAAAAGTTTTTATACCTCTACAAACAGCCTGGATCTGAGTAGCAGAACTACGTAGCTGCATAAAAGTTTTTTTGGCAAGATAAGATCGAACTTTTCTCTGGATGATACTAGCTGATCTTCCCAGGATCTCAGTTCTTCGAGTATCCAAGTCTGCCATTTGTCCGGCCCTAAGGAAAACTTTGGTCTTACCAATCTACAAAAGTAAACACTTCAAATCTCAGGGAACTCATCACAGAAGCAGCTTAAGACTGAAGATGATAGTTTGGTCAACAAAGAAATTACTTGATATCCTTCAAGTCCTGACTTATCAAGAAGTTTCTTGCAAGCAGCTGGTCCATCAGaactaatatataaaaggaGTCAGTAAAGATTATTCACTGAAGCAAGGAGACAAAGAGACATCTTACTTCTTGTCCAAAACTTGTGGAGCAAGGATGCTAAATCTATTCAAGAACTCATCAAAGTGCTTCCTAGTAGGATAACCAGCACAACTAATCCGGATTGCCTCCATCACTCCCTGAGGTCACAAAAAATCATCATTCTTATTGAACTAAACTTGTAACGAGAAGCTTGATTATTTAAATGAAGATGGATGTCATACGCACCCCACAACGTAATTGCTGTAGGACATTTTTGTTCTCAAAGATTCCAGGCTTCAATAGATTATTAGGCTTTATACATCGGATGTAATGTGGCTCCGTTGTGTTCAGAATCTCAAGCAATGAAACCAGTTGTTGCTGCAAAGAGGCAAAAGACATGGGTTTAAAACATGTTAAGCTGACAgtggagacaaaaaaaaaatcagacatacCTTGAAACGAGTACCAATAGAGGAGAATTTTGATTGTTTGGAATCGTCAGGTGCTGGTGGGAACAGGTTTGCAACGAAGGAACATGTAGAAGCATTTAACAACGCTTGATGCTCAGCAATAACATAATCCTTGTTCTTGTCTAGGAAAAGTTCTGTTTGATAAGTGACCTGAAACAATAATGACGTCATGGTTGTTAATTAAACGAGATATTTACAAATCAATTACAGAATTTCACAATCATGTGAAGAACCAATGAACGTAGCGGATGAGCAAAAAGAGACTTACATCACCAGCATAATGACAAATTGTGAAGTCGCTGCGAGCCAGTTTCGGCTTGGTAAAGCGCTTGTGGTTTTTGTATGTCTGGTATAGCTTCTGTGCAAATGTCTCGTGTGTTGATCTTGGAAACATGCTGCAAAACCAAAAGCCTCACTTCAGCtacatttcttttttaaaatgcaGAATGAAATAACAAAGGTAAGCATCAAACTCACCAAGCTTCATCTAGGAGAGCAATAATACCCCCAGGTttctgaaaattaaataaacaaacaccaCAAATTAGCAACTACAGAAATGACATAACAAGAAAGATAGCTATATATCATAACTATAATTTTAAGGATCCACACAAAACCTTTTCTATTAGGTCCAAGATATCTTGATTGTCAACAAACTCAATATAGCTCCAGTTGATCGCTTCCTTCTTATACTCCTCTTGCTCCATTTTAAACACATGCTGCAATGGTGGAGGCGTTACACAAGTTATAGAACTATGGCAGAGATACAAGGTCTAAAATTGAAAGAGCTGTTAGATCAAAACCTGGTTAAAGTGCTGTTGAAGTTTCTCATTAGTCAAGTTGATGCAAAATTGCTCAAAACTGCAAAAATGCTAGAAACAGTAAGCATTGTTGGGCCAAAGAACAATGACAGTCAAATACTATTAACCACACAAGCTCAAACAACAataggaaaaataatattttctaccGTCTACGTTAGAAGCAGCACACTGCCTTGGTGATGATATTTGATCAGACACCAATATAAAACACTAATGTAGAAGCAATCACATGAAACAAGTTGAAGATTTTGTATGTAAACTCAAACTATTAAGAGTCCAAATTTTTGTAGAAACCTATCTATTCAAACTGAACAACAGGCATACCGGTTAAGCACACCTGTTTGTCTTGAAACTCTCGAATCCATAAATATCAAGAACACCGATCAAGTACTTCGATTCAGGATCTTGACCAATTGAACTGTTAATCTTCTCAACGAGCCTACATAGACAGCAAAAAACAATGAGTACAAAGCAGTTATCTTTGTCAAAATAAGAAGAGAGAAACTCACTCACCAGTCAAACAATCTTGAGTACATGACTTTAGCTAAAGCATCTCTGCTAAGCGTAGCAGCTTCTGGATCGAGATCTTTTGTGATGGTTTCATCACGTGTTGCCATGATACGTTTGCATAGAGAATCCTCAAGTGACTTGGCATCACACCTGCAAGAAAAAATCTACTTCAGTCACATGCAAAAGCATAAGAAACCCAATTCAGTTAATGAGTTTAGGCCATTTACATGAGAAGCTCAGCGGCAGTTTTCAAATGAAACCAAGACTTTTCATCTCTAGGGACTGATGAATCAATCTCTTTTCCTTTACCGAACTCAATATTTCCCAGATGCAGAATAGAAGCCACAACGCGGAAAATTGCATCCTGGAGACATGCCAAAAAGATAAGATAATCTTGCAAAGTTCAGCTAAAGTTCAAGTGATGGAGTTACCTGCTCTTCAGAACTGATCCCAACAACATCCATAGCCTTTCTTGTTGCATGATATTCCTCAGCATCGTTTATACTCTCCAGTGCAAGACACTTGGATTGATTGAGATAATGGTATGTCTTCGGCTCACCGAGCTTGAACTTCTTAACATCCTGATAGTAGAAAAGATACATTAGTAAGACATTATAAACTATGTTTTTGAGATGATGGAACTTACTTCTTCTGGTGCAGCACAAAGCATGTAGAAACAATGGTAGTTTCTTTCAGGGTCAGACACCTGGCAAACACGCGATCTTTCCAGCAAATAAGTTCTTATAGCAGCTCCAGATATCCTCCCTGATTGGTCAAACTGAATCTCCACGAACTTACCAAACCGACTATAAGATAACACAAATAAAGAACTTCAAAACCTTTCACACAAAAAAGGAACACTTAAAACATTAATTGAGTATAATGACACCTCATTACCTGGAGTTATTGTTTTTAACAGTCTTTGCATTTCCAAACGCCTCTAAAACAGGATTTGACTGtatgaaacataaatataataagaaattAGAAACAAATCAAAGcataaaaaacagaaaaagactGATACAATGAATACAAAGGAACTGAACATGTTTCAATCTAGCCTCTACTAGAATCACTTTTCTGATGTTTTGATTAGACGAAAAAAACATCTATAAGTATATCTTCACCTCCAAAACTTTCTGCTCAACACTCCTTCCCTCGGAAGCACCAGTTCTCCCACCCATATAAGCAAGATATTGCATAAGCAACTTTGTGCTTTCAGTTTTACCAGCCCCACTTTCACCACTAACCAGGATAGATTGGCTTACTTTCTCGTTAACCATCTGTCTGCAATAGAATAAACCAAAGCAAACATGCcgtttacataaaaaaaattaacaataaaaAGCGAAACATTGGGTAAGTGCTACAATTACCTATAAGCAGCATCTGCAACAGCAAAAGGATGTGGACTCAGCTCACCAAGGGAGGCTCCTTTGTATTGAGTCATCATATGGCTACTGTATAGATGTGGAAGTCTTCTAAAGGGGTTAACAGCAATCAATATGCTTCCTGTGTATGTCTGATAGTAAACAGGACTCAGTCTAAcatgaaaactataaataaCAAGGAGATGCAATAACTTGTGAAAAACTCACATAAATCTCATTTATATCATATCTTGATTGCAAATTCTGAAGGACTCCAGGCTCATGTAAATAAGCTAGCCTTGTCATATCCTCCACCCCAGATGCTGGCGCTTCCACATCTTTTGGGTATATATTTGAAGCGTTAACAGTGACCTGTGTTtccaacaaataaaaacaagaaaagtttCATTAAAGCTTCTCATGCTTCCAAagccacacacacacacacattgtTTGATTTGAACATATGAAAAGCACATACTTGTTTCCCTGAAGTGCAGAGAACTTTGATTTGTTCACCATTGATCTCTACAACTTCACCGTCTAGCCATGCTTCATCCTGGTCCTCCACCCACACACGTGACCCCACTGCAGGACTGAAGGTAGCAACCTGCAGGAAAACCAAAAATGTCAATAAGTGATTATAGTTATTATATTCGCAACAAGACCTTCTCTGTAAACATGATCTTAAAACCACTGAGAAACTTTGAATATTCACACACTCTTTGCATATACGTCTCTCAAATAATATTGcaacaaaatcaaaacttcaaaGACATTTAAGAGGATTGCATCTCATAATGACTACCAGCAAAATCCACAGCTTTCCCAAATCAGCTTATGCAAAATTAATAACTCCATAAATGTACCAAAgaggttttctttttattttctagccATACACatagaaattaaacaatattaaatTGAACTGTGCCTAAATACAATCAACTaactttcaaaaaagaaaaaaaacagacatTGAAATATTCATAGAGAAAATTGCTGCTTCAATGTGCCTACACATTGAATCTGTCTTCGTAACCACAAGTGGCTAATGGAGAATCAGACACGTTAAGAACTAAGCACCAAActcttgatttaaaaaaaaaaatgtctcgAGTTGAAAGTCAAAATCCATATCGTGCATTGACTTTGTTATGAAACGTAACGATGTCATGGCTTTCAAAACCGCACAAAAAGAACATTTCAATagattgaaaaaaaagaagacaatcGCTAAACACAATGTTCATCGTTGCATCAAATTCAAAACTCTGGATTCAATCAAACGACAACACACGAGAAAGTTACACCAAAGCATAAACACAcaaatacaacaaaaaaaaatgcaatcaAAACATCATCAAAAAGGCATTACCATTTTGTTTCAGGAATTAGAAACGCAATGTTCTTGCTATCTCTGGATCTAAATTTGAgatcaaaatatcaaatcaaCATTGAACTTCTTGTAACGAAAGCCGAAACACCGACAATGCGAAAATGCGTTGGGAGAATTTGTGCGATTCGATTCGATTCCCAGAAAGAAAAATTGTATTAGCAAAAGCGTAACGCGTTTATGATTTTGTAATgtcgaattttttttgttgttgtttgattttctttctttcgtgCTTCCCTCTCCTTCTTCTGGGATTTGTCtgaagattttttctttttttactttaattaaaaaatgacaGCGTCATAACTAGATGCTATATTAAGACATTTTATATCCCCGAAAAACCCCTTGTCTCTGCCTTTATATTACGAGCTAGCATTTCGGACACGGGAAAAAAAGACTAAATTTGTCCATTTCTTACAAGAAATTAATTGGTAATGAAAAGCACTAAAAAGCATATACGGTATCTTTCTCTATGGGCTTAGTATAGAAGATGGTGGCTCGTTATATCTTGTTATTGGGCTTTAAAGTTAGAGTAGTAAGTGTTAAAAGGCTTTTGGGCTGTAGCTTAATCTATGCTATTAGCCTATTACCTATCGTTTTGACCTGGACGAGATACGCTGACTGAGGAAAAGTAAAGAAATTAATTGGTGCGTCTTGTTAAACGGGTTAGAATATCAAAAGGTAAATGGATCGGGTAGTAATAGTATTTTACgaatattaagaaaaaacatTAGAGAATATAAAACATCGTTTTACAAACAGAAAATTATTTGTGTATTTAATTTTTGGGATTTTTTGTGAGTTGTGGTAAGAGTCACAAGGCAGAAAaaatacacacaaaaaaacaagTGGCATTTCCAATGACTATGAAGTGGTTGCCACGTGGCTGACATTAACAAGGTTGCATTaatatgttttggttttgttttaaataactTCATGCATGCACAGAGCAAAACATGTGGAAGTAATTAAAGAAAGTagacatagttttttttttctaaagaaataTAGCACGTCCAGTACGTACCCATTAAACGgacaaaatacaataaaatacagtttgacatttaataaataacggTAATGTTTTAACAACAAATGCTGATAATTATTATATGGGAACTCTAAAAAACAAGAAGAACGTTGCGTAACACAATGACAAACCTGCAAACAAAGTCCTTAATAACTTTTCTCGTGTTAATCAAAAGataatatcttattatataaatcaTCATGCTTCTAAATTTCATTGTTAGTTTCTCAAGGTACCATTTCAAACGTAGATGAATTAtaacattgaaaatataaaaatgctGATGCGATGATGATTAATATTTACAATTAGTACTTCAAAATTCTCACTTAATCCTGAAGATAAATATGCTAGGCTTTTCTCTTTGTCTCAACAAGAAAATCATGAAGACTGTTGAAACATAAGAACAAATGAATAAGATATTAATCCCTGACAAAGTACTCTTTTGAGACAAAATTGCTGTTCCATAGACCTTTGAGGTTTGACCCGCCACGAGGATTAACCGAGCCCCCTCTTTCCATCACCTCCCACTCGCTAACATCGGCGCGTAAAACTACCAACATTTTTAAATGTCTCACGACTTACCgaaaaagagtaaagtaaaaaaagaaggaaagcGAAAGCAGGGGGTCCCAGTGGATCAGGAGGAAAGCAAAAAGCATACGGTAAGAGGCAGAAGAAGCAGAGCAATGTCATTGGTGAGAGACGTCGTTAACTCACGCGCGACCACCGAGCGTTAAGCTCGAGGCTGTTCTGTCCCTTTCCCTTAAGTTCCCTTCCTTCTGTTCTttgtacaaaaaaattattatatacaaaaagcTGTCTTCGGTATattcaatttattatttataatcaaaaatatttattcaaaacATTCAATACCGTGacagaaaatttaatttaaccgaaaatatctgaaaatatattaaaaatgtgtTTAATATTCCTAGTAAAAACACAAAATCCAGATTCTCTTCTATAGCACGCTCTCTCTTTCTTTAATCTTCTGCTCCTTCAGACACACTTCCCTCCCTCTACTCAACTGTCCTCTCACTTGCCTTTGTGCTTTCAATCTCTCCTTCGCTCTCAATATCTTATCTCCATCTCTACGTTATCTTTTCCTTCACTGGTCTTCTTTGTAATTCTCtgttcttttcttcttccttgtcaTGACGGTTCCGGACGCAAAAACCAGCTCCGGCAACGAGAAGCTTGTGGTGGAGATAATAGGGGCCCACAACCTCATGCCAAAAGACGGCGAAGGTTCTTCGTCACCTTTCGTTGAAGTCGAGTTCGAGGACCAACGTCTACGAACTCACGTCAAACGCAAAGACCTCAACCCAATATGGAACGAGAAGCTCGTCTTCCACGTCATCGACGTCAACGAGCTACGTTACAAAACGCTAGAGATCAGCGTTTTCAACGAGAAGCGTTCTTCGAACAGCAGAAACTTTTTGGGTAAAGTCAGAGTCACGGGGTCTAGCGTTGGAAGAGAAGGAGAATCAGTCGCTAAGCTGTACACGCTCGAAAAGAGAAGCCTTTTCTCGCACGTGCGAGGAGAGATCAGCTTAAAACACTACGTCACGACTACGACTGATAACGATGTAAACATAAGTCGGGTTAACGGGTCGGGTGGTTCGAAGAAAAGCAAGAAAGTGAGCTCTTCAATTGGTACtcagcaacaacagcagcaacaacaacaaatagCTCTTCTCAACCACCAGCAACATAATCAACAGAGGATGCTACCATTTTATCCAAACCAAGGAGAGATAAAACCTCTCGTGATAACAGCTCTACCCGGTCCaagacccggacccggacccgTCCTTTACTCAAACGGTTCGAGTGAGTTTTCTCTCAAGGAGACAAAGCCACGTCTTGGAGGAGTTACCAGCGGTTTGAGCAGTCACAAGGACAAGACAAGCTCGACGTACGATCTAGTCGAGCAAATGCAGTACCTTTACGTAAGAGTCATGAAAGCTAAAGACTTGTCCGCATCCGGAGAAGTCGTGTCTGAAATAAAGTTGGGTAATTACAAAGGAGTTACTAAAAAGGTTAGTTCGAGTAGCCTCGAGTGGAATCAAGTCTTCGCATTTTCTAAAGAAACCATTCAATCATCCGTAGTTGAGATCTTCCTCAGAGAAGTAAACCGAGACGAATACACCGGTCGGGTCTGGTTCGATTTAAGTGAAATACCCACCCGGGTTCCTCCGGATAGTCCGTTAGCTCCGCAATGGTACAAAGTAGAGAGTCGAAACGGCGTCGGAGGAGAGCTTATGGTCTCAGTGTGGTTCGGGACTCAAGCGGATGAAGCTTTTGCCGAAGCGTGGCATTCAAAAGCTGGTAACGTTCACATAGAGGAGCTCTCTTCGATAAAGTCAAAAGTTTACTTGTCTCCCAAGCTATGGTACCTTAGGGTTTCGGTCATCGAGGCACAAGACGTTGCTGTTATGAACAAAGGAACAGGTCTCATGAGGTTCCCCGAGCTCTCAGCGAAGCTACACGTCGGGAGCCAGATCTTGCGGACCACGGTCTCGGCTTCGAACCCGACACGTAGCTTTACGAATCCGTACTGGAACGAGGATTTGATGTTTGTGGTTGCTGAGCCGTTTGAGGATTGCATTAATGTTATAGTGGAGGATCGTGTCAGTGGTAATGATGTTGGGAGGGTTCAGATTCCGGTTTTGGCTGTTGAGAGAAGAACCGGAGATAAACCGGTTGGTTCGAGATGGTTTACTTTAGACAACGGT
The nucleotide sequence above comes from Brassica napus cultivar Da-Ae chromosome A9, Da-Ae, whole genome shotgun sequence. Encoded proteins:
- the LOC106405004 gene encoding FT-interacting protein 3, with the translated sequence MTVPDAKTSSGNEKLVVEIIGAHNLMPKDGEGSSSPFVEVEFEDQRLRTHVKRKDLNPIWNEKLVFHVIDVNELRYKTLEISVFNEKRSSNSRNFLGKVRVTGSSVGREGESVAKLYTLEKRSLFSHVRGEISLKHYVTTTTDNDVNISRVNGSGGSKKSKKVSSSIGTQQQQQQQQQIALLNHQQHNQQRMLPFYPNQGEIKPLVITALPGPRPGPGPVLYSNGSSEFSLKETKPRLGGVTSGLSSHKDKTSSTYDLVEQMQYLYVRVMKAKDLSASGEVVSEIKLGNYKGVTKKVSSSSLEWNQVFAFSKETIQSSVVEIFLREVNRDEYTGRVWFDLSEIPTRVPPDSPLAPQWYKVESRNGVGGELMVSVWFGTQADEAFAEAWHSKAGNVHIEELSSIKSKVYLSPKLWYLRVSVIEAQDVAVMNKGTGLMRFPELSAKLHVGSQILRTTVSASNPTRSFTNPYWNEDLMFVVAEPFEDCINVIVEDRVSGNDVGRVQIPVLAVERRTGDKPVGSRWFTLDNGNNNSQFGSRIHLRLSLDGGYHVLDEATMYTSDVRPTAKELWKPHVGLLEIGILGATGLMPMKVRDGKGSGTADSYCVAKYGPKWVRTRTVVDSLCPKWNEQYTWEVNDPCTVVTIGVFDNARVDKSNSNTRDARIGKVRIRLSTLETERVYTHSYPLLVLHATGVKKTGELHLAVRLSCGNAVNMFQMYTLPLLPKMHYTQPLGVHLIERLRYQTLNAVAARLSRAEPPLGREVVEYMLDHDFHVWSMRRSKANFFRLVNVVSSLVWVARLVEAMRSWTKPVFSTVFVAVFLFMVLFPELILPSLFLYAAAVGVWRFRKRPRHPPHMDARISHAETVFPDELDEEFDTFPTSRGFEVVRMRYDRVRSIAGRIQTVVGDMASQGERAQALLSWRDPRATFIFLVFCLVSAVGFYVVPVKLTVAVSGLYYLRPPRFRRRLPSRGLSFFRRLPSRADSLL
- the LOC106369251 gene encoding myosin-8, whose protein sequence is MVATFSPAVGSRVWVEDQDEAWLDGEVVEINGEQIKVLCTSGKQVTVNASNIYPKDVEAPASGVEDMTRLAYLHEPGVLQNLQSRYDINEIYTYTGSILIAVNPFRRLPHLYSSHMMTQYKGASLGELSPHPFAVADAAYRQMVNEKVSQSILVSGESGAGKTESTKLLMQYLAYMGGRTGASEGRSVEQKVLESNPVLEAFGNAKTVKNNNSSRFGKFVEIQFDQSGRISGAAIRTYLLERSRVCQVSDPERNYHCFYMLCAAPEEDVKKFKLGEPKTYHYLNQSKCLALESINDAEEYHATRKAMDVVGISSEEQDAIFRVVASILHLGNIEFGKGKEIDSSVPRDEKSWFHLKTAAELLMCDAKSLEDSLCKRIMATRDETITKDLDPEAATLSRDALAKVMYSRLFDWLVEKINSSIGQDPESKYLIGVLDIYGFESFKTNSFEQFCINLTNEKLQQHFNQHVFKMEQEEYKKEAINWSYIEFVDNQDILDLIEKKPGGIIALLDEACMFPRSTHETFAQKLYQTYKNHKRFTKPKLARSDFTICHYAGDVTYQTELFLDKNKDYVIAEHQALLNASTCSFVANLFPPAPDDSKQSKFSSIGTRFKQQLVSLLEILNTTEPHYIRCIKPNNLLKPGIFENKNVLQQLRCGGVMEAIRISCAGYPTRKHFDEFLNRFSILAPQVLDKNSDGPAACKKLLDKSGLEGYQIGKTKVFLRAGQMADLDTRRTEILGRSASIIQRKVRSYLAKKTFMQLRSSATQIQAVCRGYLGRGVYESKRREAAALRIQRDLRKFLARKAYTEMFSATVSIQAGMRGMVSRKELSFRRQTKAATIIQNRCRVFLARLHYRKLRKAAITTQCAWRGKVARKELKNLKMAAKQTGALQEAKNKLEKQVEELTWRLQLEKRMRTDLEEAKKQENAKYEASLEEIQNKFKETEALLIQEREAAKEVSEVLPIIKEVPVVDQELMEKLTSENETLKGMVSSLETKIDETAKELQETSRISQDRLKQALKAESKVEKLKTAMQRLEEKISEMEAEKQIMRQQTILNTPGKTVSGHPPTVTVKNLENGQRINVETQLNEAEVAGNAGKTAAERQLENVDTLIDCVKGKVEFSNGKPVAAFTIYKCLLHWKCFESEKTNAFDRLIEMIGSAIEIEDDNAHLAYWLTNTSALLFLLQKSLKTGGTGATASKKPPITTSLFGRMALSFRSSPNLAAAADAAALAVIRPVEAKYPALLFKQQLAAYVEKIFGMIRDNLKKELSALISLCIQAPRVSKGGMQRSGRTPGKDSPAIHWQSIIDGLNSVLAILKENNVPLVLIQKIHTQTFSFINVQLFNSLLLRKECCTFSNGEFVKAGLAELELWCGQVNEYAGPSWDELKHIRQAVGFLVIHQKYRVSYDDIVHDLCPILSVQQLYRICTLYWDDCYNTRSVSQEVISSMRALMTEESNDADSNSFLLDDNSSIPFSVDEISSSMQEKDFASVKPAQELLDNPDFVFLH